A genomic stretch from Dyella sp. M7H15-1 includes:
- a CDS encoding pentapeptide repeat-containing protein, with product MEISGSTGSYSRMVQDGQNNQSVSREEARKIFSDISSDDSNSNSRLDGLKALALMDDRFLKETYIAKINRLSCEQKQLLPIPELIQEMTKHDPESERHQKMVDFVNHLDLTGVTFENTNFSGLFIKGLKLSNIRLTNPDFHGAKLSECQFQNVVMDNANFQDTRLSECQFQNVVMDKANFLCASLTNTHMIDSSLLNANMQYTIQSNNTYECCPMEGTDFGRSIFTDVDLASSQIEGCDFEYVRCHGNVKLPPDIGLTTQDAVIDLTSLEDLMDMALTDDGDQKQACIAGINNLSCEQKHLLPIPELIQKLASYDPDSPECQKIVDFVNSLDLTGVTFENADFSELFIKDLKLSNVCLTNSDFHNATLIDCEFNNVVMDYVDFNGAELTHCEFQDVSMNYADFNMAALTKIHMEDCFLFSANMCETQQENNIYKRCDMRGTNFSDSIFVDGDLSLSPRTAGCNFQGVRFWGDVKLPPPSRTREEQFADIENSKESDMVEKPSYEVHSFVNRQKAVTGEESDFESDFESDFESDRELGRELGRESDRESGRESGRERNTAKSVSFASTGSYLKLDVDSEGATVKGQEANISISNEDKHGKALS from the coding sequence ATGGAAATCTCAGGTAGTACGGGCTCATACAGCAGAATGGTCCAAGATGGTCAGAATAATCAATCCGTATCGCGCGAAGAAGCGCGGAAGATATTTTCGGATATTAGTAGCGATGATTCTAATTCGAATTCGCGTTTAGATGGATTAAAAGCCCTTGCATTGATGGATGATAGGTTTCTAAAGGAAACCTACATAGCAAAGATCAACCGCCTGTCTTGTGAACAAAAGCAGCTTCTTCCGATTCCTGAACTTATCCAAGAAATGACTAAGCATGACCCGGAGAGTGAAAGGCACCAGAAGATGGTTGATTTTGTGAACCATCTCGATCTGACTGGCGTGACTTTCGAAAACACCAATTTTAGCGGATTGTTCATAAAGGGACTTAAGCTTTCCAATATTCGCCTGACGAATCCAGACTTTCATGGCGCAAAGCTATCTGAATGTCAATTTCAAAATGTTGTGATGGATAACGCAAACTTTCAAGACACACGGCTATCTGAATGTCAATTTCAGAATGTTGTGATGGATAAGGCAAATTTTCTTTGTGCCAGTCTCACCAACACCCACATGATAGATAGCTCTTTATTGAATGCGAACATGCAGTATACAATACAGAGCAATAACACATACGAGTGCTGCCCTATGGAGGGCACAGATTTTGGCAGATCCATTTTCACGGACGTAGATTTAGCATCATCCCAAATTGAGGGTTGTGACTTTGAATATGTTCGATGTCATGGCAATGTGAAGTTGCCGCCGGATATAGGCCTTACAACTCAAGACGCAGTAATAGACCTCACATCTCTAGAGGACTTAATGGACATGGCATTGACGGATGATGGGGATCAAAAGCAAGCCTGTATAGCAGGTATCAACAACCTATCTTGTGAACAAAAGCACCTTCTTCCGATTCCCGAACTTATCCAAAAATTGGCTTCGTATGACCCGGATAGTCCAGAGTGCCAGAAGATAGTTGATTTTGTGAACAGTCTTGACCTGACTGGTGTGACTTTCGAAAACGCCGATTTTAGCGAATTGTTCATAAAGGACCTTAAGCTTTCCAATGTCTGCCTGACAAATTCAGACTTTCATAACGCAACACTAATTGATTGTGAATTTAATAATGTTGTGATGGATTATGTGGACTTTAATGGCGCAGAGCTAACTCATTGTGAATTCCAGGATGTTTCGATGAATTATGCAGACTTTAATATGGCTGCTCTCACCAAGATCCACATGGAGGATTGCTTTTTATTCAGTGCGAACATGTGTGAGACACAGCAGGAAAATAACATATACAAGCGTTGCGATATGCGTGGCACAAATTTTTCCGATTCCATTTTCGTAGACGGAGATTTATCATTATCCCCCCGTACTGCGGGATGTAACTTTCAAGGCGTTCGATTTTGGGGTGACGTGAAGCTTCCTCCGCCATCAAGAACCCGCGAGGAACAGTTTGCGGATATAGAAAATTCCAAAGAATCTGACATGGTCGAGAAACCAAGTTACGAAGTCCATTCCTTCGTTAATCGCCAAAAGGCTGTCACGGGTGAAGAATCAGACTTCGAGTCAGACTTCGAGTCAGACTTCGAGTCAGACCGTGAGTTAGGCCGTGAGTTAGGCCGTGAGTCAGACCGTGAGTCGGGCCGTGAGTCAGGCCGTGAGAGGAATACGGCCAAATCGGTTTCTTTTGCTTCGACGGGCTCATACCTGAAGCTCGACGTAGATAGCGAGGGCGCCACCGTGAAGGGGCAAGAGGCAAATATATCGATAAGTAACGAAGACAAGCATGGAAAAGCGCTGTCGTAA
- a CDS encoding DsrE family protein, protein MKRSNLLLPCIVGLLASGAATAQNAPQIITAAGAYHPLPQAAYQPDRNATYKVVFSLTKASDKPDQINPGIERVARTVNLYTVAGVPLDHLKFVAVAYGPATSLVLDDEHYRAQFGTANPNLAVISQLRKAGIDVAVCGQAMAEHHYANEWAFKDVTLSLSALTTITELEQKGYALMPL, encoded by the coding sequence ATGAAACGTTCGAATCTGTTGTTGCCATGTATCGTTGGCCTGCTTGCTAGTGGCGCAGCCACTGCACAGAACGCCCCGCAGATTATTACCGCCGCCGGCGCCTACCATCCGCTGCCGCAGGCGGCTTATCAGCCTGATCGCAACGCTACTTACAAGGTGGTGTTTTCACTGACCAAGGCGAGCGACAAGCCGGACCAGATCAATCCTGGCATCGAACGCGTGGCTCGCACGGTGAATCTTTATACTGTTGCGGGTGTGCCGCTTGATCATCTGAAGTTCGTGGCGGTGGCGTATGGCCCGGCCACGAGCTTGGTGCTGGATGACGAGCACTACAGGGCGCAGTTCGGCACGGCCAACCCTAATCTCGCGGTGATCAGCCAGCTTCGCAAGGCGGGCATCGATGTAGCCGTGTGCGGTCAGGCGATGGCGGAGCATCATTATGCGAATGAGTGGGCATTTAAGGATGTCACACTCAGTCTGTCCGCACTGACCACCATCACCGAGCTGGAGCAGAAGGGTTATGCCCTGATGCCGCTTTAA
- a CDS encoding substrate-binding domain-containing protein, translated as MSLRSNGRSWSVMLVGMLAMACSTASTAQANYLPPWNPPPSGGVSFAVPPFDAIADLHGDMVDPQLTVFFAGNQFMVVHDLVEAFKQHYPQYQRIYVETLPPGILVRQIETGSLVMGNLRIALKPDIFTNGKGSIADLQKQHEWFADTADYARNPLAILVAKGNPRHIEGLKDLGRSDVRVSMPNPRWEGIAKQIEASYRKVGGDALDHTIMDSKVKNGSTYLTRIHHRESPLRVLQGESDAAPVWSTEAYFQQQILHRPVETVAIPADQNVMATYTAARMKDAPHAQAAKDFLAFMTSSQAQAIYHKYGFQPPQS; from the coding sequence ATGTCGCTACGTTCGAATGGCCGTTCATGGAGTGTGATGCTGGTGGGCATGCTAGCTATGGCTTGCAGTACGGCCAGCACGGCTCAGGCCAACTACCTTCCACCCTGGAATCCACCGCCGAGCGGCGGCGTGTCGTTCGCCGTGCCGCCGTTCGATGCCATTGCCGATTTGCATGGAGACATGGTCGATCCACAACTTACGGTGTTTTTCGCCGGCAACCAGTTCATGGTGGTGCACGATCTGGTTGAAGCGTTCAAACAGCATTATCCGCAATACCAGCGTATTTATGTGGAAACTTTGCCACCAGGCATCCTGGTCAGGCAGATCGAGACGGGGTCGCTGGTGATGGGTAATCTGCGTATTGCGCTGAAGCCGGACATCTTCACCAACGGCAAAGGCTCGATCGCTGATTTGCAGAAACAGCATGAATGGTTTGCCGATACCGCCGACTATGCACGCAACCCGCTCGCCATTCTCGTTGCCAAGGGCAATCCCAGGCACATCGAAGGGTTGAAAGATCTCGGTCGCAGCGACGTGCGTGTCAGCATGCCCAATCCGCGGTGGGAAGGCATCGCCAAACAGATCGAGGCCAGCTATCGCAAGGTGGGTGGCGATGCGCTGGATCACACCATCATGGACAGCAAGGTGAAAAATGGCAGCACGTATCTCACGCGTATCCATCATCGCGAATCGCCATTGCGCGTTTTGCAGGGTGAGTCGGATGCCGCACCGGTATGGTCGACCGAGGCGTATTTCCAGCAGCAGATCCTGCATCGGCCGGTGGAAACCGTGGCGATCCCGGCGGATCAAAACGTCATGGCCACCTACACTGCGGCACGCATGAAAGATGCGCCGCACGCCCAGGCAGCGAAGGACTTCCTGGCGTTCATGACCTCGTCCCAGGCACAGGCCATCTACCACAAATACGGCTTCCAGCCACCGCAGTCATGA